From a region of the Bdellovibrionales bacterium genome:
- a CDS encoding CsbD family protein, with protein sequence MNRDIFEGKFKEISGEIKKKWGELTDDEIRKSKGNAQALAGIIQQKFGMEKDEATRNVSEFMREMDRKFSPQQVSDTVNRKVDELKQKIKKT encoded by the coding sequence ATGAACAGAGATATATTTGAAGGCAAATTTAAAGAGATATCCGGTGAGATCAAAAAGAAATGGGGCGAACTTACAGACGACGAAATTCGCAAATCGAAAGGCAATGCCCAAGCTTTGGCCGGTATTATTCAGCAGAAATTCGGCATGGAAAAAGACGAAGCTACACGCAATGTTTCTGAATTCATGCGTGAGATGGATAGGAAGTTCTCTCCGCAGCAAGTCTCTGATACTGTGAATCGCAAAGTTGACGAATTAAAACAAAAAATTAAAAAAACATAG